One genomic segment of Halorientalis litorea includes these proteins:
- a CDS encoding malate dehydrogenase, whose product MHVAIVGGGGTIGSTVAFALRHGRSDPDITLLDTDGDAARGHGIDIQHSGTHGDDVTGTVRGGPVSVDALADADCVVVTASAPRQRGGDQRGGRETYLPENVPVAESVAEALRGIDPVPVLVVTNPLDWMVQRLSDLVGWDRSWFLGYALSETARTAHGLAARRDVPPASVEVPTVGQHGEHVVPVFSRATIDGQSVTVTDDERDDLVDYVREIPYDIVQMRGAADSSRWVTGAGVARTVETILDAREDVLCLSTPLDGEYGESDVALAVPVEVSDAGVTTIREWSLSEWERERFAEGADAVRATLAAHR is encoded by the coding sequence ATGCACGTCGCAATCGTCGGCGGCGGCGGAACCATCGGTTCGACAGTCGCGTTCGCGCTCCGTCACGGGCGGTCCGACCCCGACATCACGCTGTTGGATACCGACGGCGACGCCGCCCGCGGCCACGGAATCGACATCCAACACAGCGGGACCCACGGGGACGACGTGACCGGGACGGTCCGCGGTGGCCCCGTCTCGGTGGACGCGCTCGCAGACGCGGACTGCGTGGTCGTCACCGCGAGCGCGCCACGCCAACGGGGCGGCGACCAGCGCGGCGGCCGCGAGACGTACCTCCCCGAGAACGTCCCCGTCGCCGAATCCGTCGCCGAGGCACTCCGTGGTATCGACCCCGTGCCCGTCCTCGTCGTCACGAATCCCCTCGACTGGATGGTACAGCGGCTGTCAGACCTCGTCGGGTGGGACCGCTCGTGGTTCCTCGGCTACGCGCTCTCCGAGACTGCCCGCACCGCACACGGCCTCGCGGCGCGCCGTGACGTGCCGCCTGCGTCCGTCGAGGTACCGACCGTGGGCCAGCACGGCGAACACGTCGTGCCGGTGTTCTCGCGGGCGACCATCGACGGCCAGTCGGTGACCGTGACGGACGACGAGCGTGACGACCTCGTCGATTACGTGCGCGAAATTCCGTACGACATCGTCCAGATGCGGGGCGCGGCCGACTCGTCGCGCTGGGTGACGGGGGCCGGCGTCGCGCGCACCGTCGAGACGATACTCGATGCTCGGGAGGACGTGCTGTGCCTCTCGACGCCCCTCGACGGCGAGTACGGCGAGTCCGACGTGGCACTCGCGGTGCCCGTCGAAGTGAGCGACGCCGGCGTGACGACCATCCGCGAGTGGTCGCTCTCGGAGTGGGAACGCGAGCGGTTCGCCGAGGGGGCAGACGCCGTGCGTGCCACGCTCGCGGCCCACCGGTAG
- a CDS encoding PaaI family thioesterase — protein sequence MTESNPDYGRAQSEALRDGTELLSWLDIAIESVDDGTATLTLPHSEHVVNAGTDFVHGGAVATLVDNAAGTALRTVLSNPETADYATADLNVSYLRPSTDDLRADAEIRRAGSSLAVIQVEVTTQYKGERKTVALGRVSYFVVSDE from the coding sequence ATGACCGAATCGAACCCGGACTACGGGCGCGCCCAGTCGGAAGCCCTCCGCGACGGCACGGAACTACTCTCGTGGCTGGACATCGCAATCGAGAGCGTCGACGACGGGACGGCGACGCTGACGCTCCCGCACAGCGAGCATGTCGTGAACGCCGGGACGGACTTCGTCCACGGCGGGGCCGTCGCCACGCTCGTCGACAACGCCGCCGGGACGGCACTGCGGACGGTGCTCTCGAACCCCGAGACGGCGGACTACGCGACGGCGGACCTGAACGTCTCGTATCTCCGCCCGTCGACGGATGACCTGCGAGCGGACGCGGAGATACGGCGCGCCGGGTCCTCGCTGGCGGTCATCCAAGTCGAAGTGACCACCCAGTACAAGGGTGAACGCAAGACGGTGGCACTCGGGCGCGTCTCCTACTTCGTCGTCAGCGACGAGTGA
- a CDS encoding CaiB/BaiF CoA transferase family protein produces MGDSTSPLNGTRVVEVGNIVAAPFASLLLADLGADVVKVEHPETGDVVREAGTSGEAIIDAFSRNKRSLALDLQSEAGRDAYRDLVATADVVIENLGPGVVDRLGVGYDDLARDNPGLVYLSIKGFFDGPYGDRPGMDMVAEAMSGLSAMTGEPGGKPLRVGTSIADIGAALYGTIGVLTALRERDATGEGQRVDASLFASATQWMGYWMTYADITGSDHPALGSSHPSFALYDIFETDRADELVFVGVTTERHWPAFCRATGMEELLADERFETAAARHEHEDALVETVQSNLREWDRTELVDALSEEGVPAAPVNQPSDLLDDPHLEATGLLAEFEGVEGGRRRTAMTPVRGNRMEATQRRDPPALGEHSREILTELGYDEGTVADLVSAGVVAEDGRE; encoded by the coding sequence ATGGGCGACAGCACGAGCCCGCTCAACGGAACACGCGTCGTCGAAGTCGGGAACATCGTCGCCGCACCGTTCGCCAGCCTGCTGCTGGCCGATCTCGGTGCGGACGTGGTGAAGGTCGAACACCCGGAGACGGGCGACGTGGTCCGCGAGGCTGGTACGAGCGGCGAGGCGATTATCGACGCCTTCAGCCGGAACAAACGCTCGCTGGCACTGGACCTCCAGTCCGAGGCGGGACGGGACGCCTACCGTGACCTCGTGGCGACGGCTGACGTGGTAATCGAGAACCTCGGTCCCGGCGTAGTGGACCGCCTTGGCGTCGGCTACGATGACCTCGCGCGCGATAATCCCGGCCTCGTCTACCTCTCCATCAAAGGCTTCTTCGACGGGCCGTACGGCGACCGACCGGGGATGGACATGGTCGCGGAAGCCATGTCCGGTCTCTCGGCGATGACGGGCGAACCGGGGGGCAAACCGCTCCGCGTCGGCACGTCCATCGCCGACATCGGCGCGGCACTGTACGGAACCATCGGCGTCCTCACCGCGCTCCGGGAGCGTGACGCCACCGGCGAGGGACAGCGAGTAGACGCCTCGCTGTTCGCTTCGGCGACCCAGTGGATGGGATACTGGATGACCTACGCCGACATCACCGGGTCGGACCACCCCGCGCTCGGGTCCTCTCATCCCTCGTTCGCGCTGTACGACATCTTCGAGACGGACCGAGCGGACGAACTCGTGTTCGTCGGCGTGACGACGGAGCGTCACTGGCCCGCCTTCTGTCGCGCCACGGGGATGGAGGAACTGCTCGCCGACGAACGCTTCGAGACGGCCGCCGCCCGCCACGAACACGAGGACGCGCTCGTCGAGACAGTCCAGTCGAACCTGCGGGAGTGGGACCGCACCGAACTGGTCGACGCACTCAGCGAGGAGGGCGTTCCGGCCGCGCCGGTCAACCAGCCGTCGGACCTGCTGGACGACCCGCACCTCGAAGCGACTGGGCTCCTCGCAGAGTTCGAGGGGGTGGAAGGTGGGCGACGGCGGACGGCGATGACGCCGGTTCGTGGCAACCGGATGGAGGCGACACAGCGACGCGACCCGCCCGCACTCGGGGAACACAGTCGGGAGATACTGACGGAACTCGGTTACGACGAGGGAACCGTCGCGGACCTCGTGTCGGCGGGCGTCGTTGCCGAGGACGGCCGGGAGTAA
- a CDS encoding 3-keto-5-aminohexanoate cleavage protein gives MTRSMDDVVVACALTGAIHTPSMSEHLPVTPDEIIEEGIAAAEAGASIIHIHVRDPETGEPVSDLDLFREVASGIKSETDAIVQPTTGGGMNQTVEERMAVVPELEPEMASCNMGSMNFGLYPMIRGVEEFEYDWEEAYLDNTWDHIFPNTFESLKTAFEMFDEHGTMPELECYDVGHIHNAKHFVDAGILDTPIHLQFVMGIHGGIGADQSHLQHMAETVERLFGDDASWSVIGAGRMQFPLGTQAVSMGANVRVGLEDNLYLERGTLAESNAEQVEKIVDLAWDVAGREPASPAQVREFLGLKGQDAVNF, from the coding sequence ATGACCCGCAGCATGGACGACGTCGTGGTAGCGTGCGCTCTCACCGGCGCGATTCACACCCCGTCGATGTCAGAACACCTCCCGGTGACGCCGGACGAGATAATCGAGGAGGGTATCGCAGCCGCCGAGGCGGGGGCGAGCATCATCCACATCCACGTCCGGGACCCGGAGACGGGCGAACCGGTAAGCGACCTCGACCTGTTCCGCGAGGTGGCGTCGGGCATCAAGAGTGAGACGGATGCCATCGTCCAGCCGACGACCGGGGGCGGGATGAACCAGACCGTCGAGGAGCGGATGGCCGTCGTGCCAGAACTGGAGCCCGAGATGGCCTCCTGCAACATGGGGAGCATGAACTTCGGCCTGTACCCGATGATTCGGGGCGTCGAGGAGTTCGAGTACGACTGGGAGGAGGCGTACCTCGACAACACGTGGGACCACATCTTCCCGAACACCTTCGAGTCGCTCAAGACTGCCTTCGAGATGTTCGACGAGCATGGGACGATGCCGGAGTTGGAGTGTTACGACGTGGGCCACATCCACAACGCGAAGCACTTCGTGGACGCCGGAATCCTCGACACGCCGATTCACCTCCAGTTCGTCATGGGTATCCACGGCGGCATCGGCGCGGACCAGTCCCACCTCCAACACATGGCCGAGACTGTCGAACGGCTGTTCGGCGACGACGCCTCCTGGAGCGTCATCGGTGCCGGGCGGATGCAGTTCCCCTTGGGAACCCAAGCCGTCTCGATGGGGGCGAACGTCCGCGTCGGCTTGGAGGACAACCTCTACCTCGAACGCGGCACGCTCGCCGAGAGCAACGCCGAGCAAGTCGAGAAAATCGTCGATTTAGCGTGGGACGTGGCCGGACGCGAACCCGCCTCACCCGCGCAGGTCCGGGAGTTCCTCGGCCTCAAAGGGCAGGACGCAGTGAACTTCTGA
- a CDS encoding ketopantoate reductase family protein, with translation MQVAVIGAGALGCLFGGRLAADGHDVTLLHYRQAYVDAINDAGLRIESDLDDTETVEVSVPATTDAAAAGHVDLALVFVKAHQTGTALDQHAACIGPETTVLSLQNGLGHYEALCDHVGEERALAGVTYQGAVVEEPGLVEHTGNGVSTFGGADGEATARVAAILSDAGFPVETTDDPRVTIWRKQLISLPIKPLAALTRLPNGQLAADEALVDLMDRIVTEAEAVAAARGIDLPDEDFLDTVLRTCEGSAGHRSSMLQDVLAGRKTEIDAVNGAVVDIAHEEGVDVPANELVTRLVRGLERSYLD, from the coding sequence GTGCAGGTAGCCGTCATCGGTGCCGGGGCACTCGGCTGTCTGTTCGGCGGCCGCCTCGCCGCCGACGGCCACGACGTGACGCTCCTCCACTACAGACAGGCCTACGTCGACGCCATCAACGACGCGGGCCTCCGCATCGAGAGCGACCTCGACGACACCGAGACGGTCGAGGTGTCGGTGCCCGCGACCACGGACGCGGCCGCCGCCGGGCACGTGGACCTCGCGCTGGTGTTCGTGAAGGCCCACCAGACCGGGACGGCACTCGACCAGCACGCCGCCTGCATCGGACCGGAGACGACTGTCCTCTCGCTCCAGAACGGCCTCGGTCACTACGAGGCACTGTGTGACCACGTCGGCGAGGAGCGCGCGCTCGCGGGCGTCACGTACCAGGGTGCGGTGGTCGAAGAACCCGGACTCGTGGAGCACACCGGGAACGGCGTTTCGACGTTCGGCGGCGCGGACGGCGAGGCGACGGCCCGCGTCGCGGCCATCCTCTCGGACGCCGGGTTTCCGGTGGAGACGACCGACGACCCCCGCGTGACAATCTGGCGGAAACAACTCATCAGCCTCCCTATCAAACCCCTCGCGGCACTGACGCGGCTCCCCAACGGGCAACTCGCCGCCGACGAGGCACTGGTCGACCTGATGGACCGCATCGTCACCGAAGCCGAGGCCGTCGCGGCCGCACGGGGCATCGACCTGCCCGACGAGGACTTCCTCGACACCGTGCTGCGGACCTGCGAGGGGTCCGCCGGGCACCGGTCGAGCATGCTGCAGGACGTGCTGGCGGGGCGGAAGACGGAAATCGACGCCGTGAACGGTGCCGTCGTGGACATCGCTCACGAGGAAGGCGTCGACGTGCCCGCGAACGAACTCGTCACGCGCCTCGTCCGCGGACTGGAACGGAGCTATCTGGACTGA
- a CDS encoding DUF6282 family protein, protein MTATTPVAGAWDTHVHAGPDVRPRKHDALTLARKATAMGMGGLVLKNHHLPTAMLAATVERDDDVDIDVAGMIVLNRSVGGLNVDAVTAAGEMGAVRVELPTMTARRNMLDQGEPETVDLLDESGSLSATARDVLDETLAYDMAVGTGHIGVEETRQVVEYVTDAGGDVVVTHPEFHAARDGVGLTPEEQAELATEGVYYERCYVTTADGITSLFRDDAPQAASDAFEPGAMFEEIVTAIEQTGPERNFVSTDYGQPDRESPPAGLGEFHERLRAAGVSASDLDRMARQNPAAVFGGA, encoded by the coding sequence ATGACAGCTACCACCCCAGTCGCGGGCGCGTGGGACACCCACGTCCACGCCGGCCCGGACGTTCGGCCGCGGAAACACGACGCGCTGACCCTCGCCCGGAAAGCGACAGCGATGGGAATGGGCGGATTGGTACTGAAGAACCACCACCTCCCGACGGCGATGCTCGCGGCCACCGTCGAGCGTGACGACGACGTGGACATCGACGTTGCCGGAATGATAGTCCTCAATCGGTCCGTCGGCGGCCTCAACGTCGACGCCGTGACGGCCGCGGGCGAGATGGGGGCGGTGCGGGTCGAACTCCCGACGATGACCGCCAGACGGAACATGCTCGACCAAGGCGAACCCGAGACGGTAGACCTGCTGGACGAGTCGGGGTCGCTCTCGGCGACAGCACGGGACGTACTGGACGAGACGCTCGCCTACGACATGGCCGTCGGCACCGGCCACATCGGCGTCGAGGAGACGCGGCAGGTTGTCGAATACGTCACCGACGCGGGCGGCGACGTAGTGGTCACCCACCCCGAGTTCCACGCCGCGCGCGACGGCGTGGGACTGACACCCGAGGAGCAAGCAGAACTCGCCACCGAGGGCGTCTACTACGAGCGGTGTTACGTCACCACGGCCGACGGGATTACCTCGCTGTTCCGCGACGACGCACCGCAGGCGGCCTCCGACGCCTTCGAACCCGGTGCGATGTTCGAGGAAATCGTCACCGCCATCGAGCAGACCGGCCCCGAGCGAAACTTCGTCTCGACGGACTACGGCCAACCGGACCGCGAGTCCCCACCGGCGGGACTGGGCGAGTTCCACGAGCGACTGCGGGCGGCCGGCGTCTCCGCGTCCGACCTCGACCGAATGGCCCGCCAGAACCCGGCGGCCGTCTTCGGAGGTGCGTGA
- a CDS encoding LLM class flavin-dependent oxidoreductase, with product MDIGLMALTQHPNDRDPARCMDEIVRQARAASDHGFASLFVGEHRFTDDIYFDNFTALARAAGAVRDEMLVGTSVCLLPLHHPGLVAERAATLDAITDGSFVLGAAAGYRDQEFATLGIDKDERQGRVTESVEVLRQLWTTEDATYDGEFYDYENVTAHPQPVQEPYLPIWLGGSAPAAVRRAANRGDAWLIDPVSTVEKLEKATGLYERELDEDPDCRPIRRDIYVAETTEDAVETAMPYLLDKYDSLAEWGAADEGPDDDRERFEAAREGRYLVGSPDDVVAELEELHDRIGVDHVVARVQWPGMAHETAMGALELLGNEVQPRVESI from the coding sequence ATGGACATCGGCCTGATGGCACTCACACAGCACCCGAACGACCGCGACCCAGCGAGGTGTATGGACGAGATAGTTCGGCAGGCCCGGGCCGCCTCGGACCACGGGTTCGCGTCGCTGTTCGTCGGCGAACACCGCTTCACCGACGACATCTACTTCGACAACTTCACCGCACTCGCTCGGGCCGCCGGGGCCGTCCGGGACGAGATGCTGGTGGGCACGAGCGTCTGCCTGCTCCCCCTTCACCATCCGGGTCTAGTGGCCGAACGGGCCGCCACACTCGACGCCATCACCGACGGGTCGTTCGTCCTCGGGGCCGCCGCAGGCTACCGTGACCAGGAGTTCGCAACGCTCGGCATCGACAAGGACGAGCGACAGGGCCGCGTCACGGAGAGCGTCGAGGTACTCCGGCAGTTGTGGACCACCGAAGACGCCACGTACGACGGCGAGTTCTACGACTACGAGAACGTCACCGCCCACCCCCAGCCAGTACAGGAACCATACCTACCGATTTGGCTCGGCGGGTCCGCGCCCGCGGCCGTCCGGCGGGCGGCGAACCGCGGCGACGCGTGGCTCATCGACCCCGTCTCGACGGTGGAGAAGTTGGAGAAGGCGACCGGTCTCTACGAGCGCGAACTGGACGAAGACCCGGACTGTCGCCCCATCCGGCGGGACATCTACGTCGCCGAGACCACAGAGGACGCCGTCGAGACGGCGATGCCCTACCTCTTGGACAAGTACGACTCGCTGGCGGAGTGGGGGGCCGCGGACGAGGGACCGGACGACGACAGAGAACGGTTCGAGGCGGCCCGCGAGGGGCGGTACCTCGTCGGGTCACCGGACGACGTGGTGGCAGAACTGGAGGAACTGCACGACCGTATCGGCGTCGACCACGTCGTCGCCCGGGTCCAGTGGCCCGGCATGGCCCACGAGACGGCGATGGGCGCACTCGAACTGCTCGGAAACGAGGTACAGCCCCGCGTCGAAAGTATCTGA